The genomic region GGAAGGAAAAACAGAAACTACGCCAACTGCAGATACCGTAAAGAAGAGTTAGCAGTTCAAGCAAACTTAAAGAAATGAAGGAGGAGGAAAAGAAAGAAGATAGGAACAAGACTAAGCAAAGGGAGTTAATGTATAAGCTGATAATCAGGTGAGCATTAGCATTGTTTCTGCGATACAGATTCATTAAATGGTCGTTTcggagttcatttattatgcaccccatacccatcctgtgggcggttatcttgagatgatttcggggctttagtgtccccgaggcccggtcctcgaccaggcttccacccccaggaagcagcccgtgacagctgactaacacccaggtacctattttactgctaggtaacaggggcatagggtgaaagaaactctgcccattgtttctcgccggcaggtAGTGGAAAGAGTCACAGAGGCacacaatgggctcagggactgaaccccaattTAGATTTAACTTAGCTAAATGAACCATTTAACTAAGTAAGTTACAgttttgatgagctagttacaaaatttaatgcACATAGTCACACCAATAATGGGTGCGAGACTGACCACAAGCATAGTCTTTAAATTAAGCAAGTTTTTACATATGTGGAGACATATGTGGAGACATAATTGACATCCAGGACATATGTGGGgagacaattgatatgtttgtctggCACACCGCCCTTTAGCCAGTGGGCAGCAGTGAAAAGGTTATAATCGCCTGATTACTACTCTAGTTAATATTACTAGTTGGCACACTGGGGATATTTAGCCCAAATTTCTGGTAGCATAATTTTGAATATTTACTCATTTCTTGAACATTTATTATACAGTTGTCCCTGGATTCgcatatcttttcgcactccatcacacggTGATGGAGGGTGTGGGACACAAGACGATATGATGAATCTAGTTTTTGTTTGCTTAAACCGTATATATTATGCTAGGATGGATTGGTTTAGATTAAGGTTTATTGGGCTTGGTTCGATTAGGttgtgatgaccaaaccataaCTGGAGAAGCGATGACATTTctgtccgtcatggaccattatcaagtcgggtCATTGTTACATGAgtggataatggtccaggatgaactGAAACGTTGTTGTTTCTCaatcttctgagttgtggtttggtcgtCATTTCTTCAGCGATGCTATTGTGATTCATCATCAGCTTTTGGATTGTTAGGTTGACTCCGGTAACTAACTAATCTATGCTAACTCCAGCATAAGGATTAAAATCTTATAGGGGTGCCAACAACCCTAGGGCTGGCCTGCAGTCAGGTAAATACAAAGAAGTATATTTATTTCTAACTGAACTCCCTCTTTTTTTTTCAGTCAGCTGTTTTATGATGGACACCAGACATATGCTCAGGAACTGGCTACTGTGGTGGATCAAGAAGCTACTGCTGTCTCCCCCTCAGATCGGCTCATGAATTTATTGAATATTGGCTTGCAGCATGAACATGGTATttcaataataattttttaaggtTTAGTATAATTGTATTTCTGTATCTTGCACCTCTAAATTACTTGTGCCTTTTTAATGCTAAAAGTTAAGGTAGTTGGTAAGAAACATGGATATTATTTCTGGGTTTTTGTTTAGAATGATTGGTTTGGTCATGATGGTAAAAATTTTTGTATTTGATCTTACATTCTGCAAAATGTCGGAGGGAATGTGAACTACTACATTGATATAAGGTCACAGGACTGTCAGGCATGATATATGTACAGCACTGATGTCACAGGTATTAAATTTCTTTAGCATCTCTGCAGGATCATTTGAAGTTACTTGGTTATCAGAAACAGAAGCAATCAAACCAGAATAAATGTAATGTATTATGAAATGTTAGTTAATCATTGCATTGAAAAGTTTATTTTTCTTTGCTGTTGAGTAATTGCTTATAATATCTAGAGGTGGAAAGGCCCCTTAATCGTTTGGAGTACACCCTTGGGCCTGGCCTTGACCTGGAGTATGAAACGGAACCCCAGACCAGTGCTCCAGAGCCAGCTATGTACGAGACAGCATATGTCACATCGCACAAGGATAAGTGTCGAGCTGCAGCCTTCTCGCTGGATGGTAATCTTGTGGCAACTGGAAGTGTTGATGCTTCTATTAAGGTACGAATGCACACAAGTTATATAAAAAGTGTTTACTTCATTTGCTACTTCATatgtttaaatttaggaaagacttgggtaaatactggttcggtaacagggttgttgactttgtggaaccaattaccgcttaacgtggtggaggtggggtccctcgattgtttcaagcgcgggttgtacatgtttatgagtgggattgggtggttatagataggagctgcctcgtatgggccaataggccttctgcagttgcctttgttcttatgttcaattgcctttattcttatgtttatTTCTGGATGTGTTCCCTCGATAGCTGCCCGAGTTAAGTACAGTACTGGCCCAACGAAGACTTAAGGAGAGGCATTAGAATCCGAGACTCTCCCTTACCTATGGGAGCCAGGACCAGAAACTGGTTCTGTAAGTTGAGGGAAGCTTGATGATCAAAGAACAGCTCATAACAGAGACAAAACATACCAGAAAGCATAATGGCAAGAGAGCATGCAACCGTTTGAGGAAAATTAGAAACCCACgggtagtttagtttagttcatttattatgcaccccatacccatcttgtgggcggtagtggaaagggttacagaggcacataatgggctcagggactgaaccccacaattcatttagctaagcaagttacaatcttgatgagctagttataaaattcaatataagtcgtcacatcaacaatgggtttgagatcgacctcaagtacaggttctaaattaagcaactgacatatgtggagagctagtgtcacaatttatatgtttgtcctgcacaccgccctccaatccagtgggcagcggtggataggttacaatcactcggttactacctacagttagcaaactggggatatttggctaaaatttctggtagcagatcattttgaatgaaatatttacacatcgctggaacattggttatagaattgtctctaaattcacgtatcttttcgcactccatcacatagtgacggaggatgtgcgaataattttgttgacacagtttacatttggtcagctctacatcagcagataatgagaattcccagagatacttgtaaccgagtctaagccgagcagtagcaaCATCTAGCTACCCAAGGGTAGCAAGGCAAATGATCATTGCCTTGGGGTAAATGCCCAAACCATtgcttgttttgtttttttcttgGTTTTGAGTTGATTTCTGATCCCCAAGCTTAAGATTTGGCAGGGCTAACACTTTACTTGGAGAGTAATTTGACGGGAGAAGCCCCATCAAAGAATGTGTTTCATTACATCCAGTGCTTGATTTTGTTAATCTTTTTATGAACCTGCCATTCCTCATACATATCATATTCATCTTGTTTTGTTATAAAAATATATTATGTTCTTATTCAGATTTTTACATTTTAATTCTCCCACTATGCAAATTTATTAGTTTCAGTTTTCTTTCAGCCAAAATTAAAGATGGCAATATTGCTTCTGTTATCTCCCATATGACCTGTGCTGTTCCTATTGTATGTTTTGACACTAGCCAAGATATTGCTAACCAAATATCTTTTTCAAGCtttaaaaatatccaaatttTACTTATTTTCATCTTACAGATTCTAGATGTAGATCGTATGCTGGCCAAGAGCGACCCAGATGCAGTAGAGCTTCATCCAGATGCtgtagtgggtcaccctgttatcCGTACCCTTTATGATCATTTGGATGAAATAACCTGTCTCGAATTCCACCCACGGGAACAAATTCTTATCTCTGGAAGCAGAGATACAAATGTTAAGATGTTTGATTTTAGCAAGACATCTGCAAAGAAAGCATTCAAAACTTTGACTGTAAGTTTTTTGTCAAATTTCTTTACATTTTCATTGCATAGTCTACTTATGCATTGGGTGGACCTGCAATATAATAGGTTGTTTCCCACTATGATGGCATTAAGAACTTATAATCTTAAGTGATGTCTCATTTGAATGGATTTAATCAGACAGgaccccctccccctaccacTGGATGGAATTTTATTGTGTATGGTAGCAGTTTCTCTAAAGATCCTTCACAAAAACCTTCATGGTACAAGACCACACCAGGTACAGTATTGGGAAGTGAATAATGGTGTAGAATTGAGAATGGGTTGTATTACTTTTTTTAGCA from Procambarus clarkii isolate CNS0578487 chromosome 83, FALCON_Pclarkii_2.0, whole genome shotgun sequence harbors:
- the CstF50 gene encoding cleavage stimulation factor subunit 1, whose protein sequence is MKEEEKKEDRNKTKQRELMYKLIISQLFYDGHQTYAQELATVVDQEATAVSPSDRLMNLLNIGLQHEHEVERPLNRLEYTLGPGLDLEYETEPQTSAPEPAMYETAYVTSHKDKCRAAAFSLDGNLVATGSVDASIKILDVDRMLAKSDPDAVELHPDAVVGHPVIRTLYDHLDEITCLEFHPREQILISGSRDTNVKMFDFSKTSAKKAFKTLTDAEQVTSMSIHPSGDFLAVATEGAVVRFYDINSGQCYVCPYPREHHTGPLTSVRYSADARVCTSASKDGDVKVWDGISGRCVQTFSKCHDGAEVCSVLFSRNGKYILSSGLDSVVKLWELSTGRCLIAYTGAGSVGRQEHSAHAMFNHTEDFVMFPDEATTSLCAWDARNAQRKNLLSLGHNGPVRHMVHSPCSPAFITCSDDYRARFWYRRNVH